The nucleotide sequence GATGTGGAGGTCCTGCGGGTCGGCGATCTCGTCGGCGGTCACGGCGAACGGGCCGGTGGGGGTGAAGCCGTCGAAGGACTTGCACCGCGACCACTGCGCCTCGGAGAACTGGATGTTGCGGGCGGTGATGTCGTTGACGACGGTGTAGCCCCAGACGTGGGACAGGGCGTCCGCTTCGGGCACGTCCTTCGCCGGGGTGCCGATGAGCACGCCCAGCTCCGCCTCGTAGTCGACGGCCTCGCTGAGGCTGCGCGGCCAGGAGGTGGTCTGGTCGTGTCCGGTGAGCGAGTTGGGCCACAGGGTGAACACGGTCGGCGCCGCGTCGGTCTTGAGGCCGAGCTCGCTGGAGTGGGCGGCATAGTTCAGCCCGACGGCAAGCACGGCGGGCGGAGCGATCACGGCGGAGGCGAAGCCCCAGCCGTTCAGCGGATGACGCGGTGCCGTACCGTCGCGGAGGGCGGCGCGGAGGTCGTCGAGTCCGGCGTCTCCTCGCTCGATCAGCTGCTGCAGGGTGGCAGGCGCGTCGGACAGGAGATCGGAGACGAGGATGGCGTCCGAGCCCTCCACGACCGCGAGAACCGCAGCAGAGGAGTCTGGACGGCGCAGGTGAGCGAACCGCATGGTTCTACGCTACCGGGTGCGTGCGACCCGTCGGGTGGAGGAAGCCCCCAGACCCCGGCGCGGATGCTTGTGCCCCATAAGCTTTGAGCATGACCTTCGGAGGACCGTCCGACCCCCAGCAGCCCGACCGGTACACGCCCCCGCCGGCATCGCACCCGCAGCCGACCGCGTACTCCGCGGCGCAGTACGCGCAGTCGCCCTATCTGCCCTCGGCCTTCGGCCAGCGGCCGGGCTACGCGTCGGCCCTCGCCCAGCCGACGCCGTACACACCGCCGGCGCCGGTCGCGCCGTCACCGGCGGAGTCGCTGCCGGCCCTTCCGGTGCCGAACAGGAAGGGGCGCACGATCTCGCTGTGGCTCTTCGGGTTCCTCGGCTTCCTCCTTCTCGCGCTCATCGGCTACTTCGGCTGGGCGCTCGGACCGACCGCGTCGGTCATCGGGCTGGTCCTGGCGCTGATCCCGCTCACTATCGTCTTCCTCGGAGTGCGCATGATCGACCGGTGGGAGCCCGAACCCAAGCGGCTCGTGGCGTTCGCCATCGCGTGGGGCGCGGTCGCGGCCGTCGGG is from Microbacterium sp. BLY and encodes:
- a CDS encoding fumarylacetoacetate hydrolase family protein; this encodes MRFAHLRRPDSSAAVLAVVEGSDAILVSDLLSDAPATLQQLIERGDAGLDDLRAALRDGTAPRHPLNGWGFASAVIAPPAVLAVGLNYAAHSSELGLKTDAAPTVFTLWPNSLTGHDQTTSWPRSLSEAVDYEAELGVLIGTPAKDVPEADALSHVWGYTVVNDITARNIQFSEAQWSRCKSFDGFTPTGPFAVTADEIADPQDLHIWTVVDGHTVQDASTDQMVRSVAKLIAHLSQSLTLLPGTLISTGSPGGAGYSRDPQIFLRDRSTVTVGIDGIGELTTHCRILD